The Thamnophis elegans isolate rThaEle1 chromosome Z, rThaEle1.pri, whole genome shotgun sequence genome contains a region encoding:
- the CDCA7L gene encoding cell division cycle-associated 7-like protein, whose translation MLQLAEIFNAPSDEEDFLGFQLDIPMKTLTLEDRNESLPGTSRMAMELDRDNNPSLTEEGENEEAMETDSTHKKRRFKLRGSMQLPNKSAKKSSPQSNESPFPKQRKNTNVRNADPDTSSESEADEAPDENSNVLSRRDQNIQENKAVLAQLLADLEAISSSTETPSTKRKKVLRTRSSRDTIQRRANPMRSARPPENFAVERNPPMQWVDNETYHNLMKRKLNEHILGSPKKRKMVRITGLRSVVVTNEELEQTAFNNKDKIHHKIWGTTCHQCRQKTLDTKTICHNEDCVGVRGQFCGPCLRNRYGEDVKVALLNPEWLCPPCRGVCNCSSCRKRDGYCATGTLIHLAKLYGYSSVKEYLESMPMLHGNGNE comes from the exons ATGCTTCAATTGGCTGAAATATTTAATGCCCCAAGTGATGAAGAAGATTTTCTTGGTTTTCAACTTGATATTCCTATGAAAACGTTGACATTGGAAGACAGGAATGAGAGCTTGCCTGGAACATCGAGAATG GCAATGGAATTAGACCGAGACAATAACCCATCTCTAACTGAGGaaggagaaaatgaagaagcaatggaaactgaCTCAACTCATAAGAAAAGAAGATTCAAACTTCGAGGATCAATGCAGCTTCCTAACAAATCAGCTAAAAAGTCTTCCCCCCAATCCAACGAATCTCCTTTtcctaaacaaagaaaaaatacaaatgtgAGAAATGCAGATCCAGATACTTCTTCTGAATCTGAGGCAGATGAGGCACCAGATGAAAACTCTAATGTACTTTCGAGGAGAGATCAGAATATACAAGAAAATAAAGCTGTG CTTGCACAGTTACTAGCAGACCTAGAAGCTATATCTTCCTCAACTGAAACTCCTTCAACT AAACGGAAGAAAGTACTAAGGACAAGATCTTCAAGAGACACAATACAGCGTCGAGCTAACCCAATGAGGAGTGCTCGGCCCCCAGAAAACTTTGCTGTGGAAAGAAACCCACCTATGCAATGGGTTGATAATGAAACATATCACAACTTAATGAAGAGAAAACTAAATGAG CATATTTTAGGATCgccgaaaaaaagaaaaatggtaagAATCACAGGACTTCGATCAGTTGTCGTAACAAATGAAGAATTAGAACAAACTGCATTTAATAATAAAGACAAAATCCACCATAAGATTTGG GGAACCACATGCCATCAGTGCCGCCAAAAGACATTGGATACAAAAACCATCTGTCATAATGAAGACTGTGTCGGTGTGCGGGGACAGTTCTGTGGACCATGTCTCCGTAATCGCTATGGAGAAGATGTGAAAGTAGCACTTCTGAATCCA GAGTGGTTGTGCCCTCCTTGCCGCGGAGTATGTAACTGCAGCTCCTGCCGCAAGCGTGATGGTTACTGTGCCACTGGAACACTTATCCACCTGGCAAAGCTTTACGGCTATAGCAGTGTGAAGGAGTATCTTGAAAG CATGCCAATGCTTCATGGTAATGGAAATGAGTGA